The segment GGTGAGAAACGACAGCCAGTGAGATGCAGTCAGCACAGCGGTAACCTCTCAATGACCccgccctcctctcctcctACTTCCTGTAGGGAGCCGGGGATGGGCCGACCGCCACTACGCGCCCAGGACTTCATGGCCAACAACCCGGAGCATCTGGAGCTGCTGCGCAGGATGGGGGTCAACCTAATTCACCTGAAGGACGGCAGAGTGCAGCTGGTGCAGCACGCGACGCAGGTCTTACTGGCCACGAGCCACACCGCTCCCATAAAAAACAGTCTTAACACAAGATTACTACATACAGTCAATGAAATACCTGAAAAGTATCTTCACCTCTTCCAAAAGGTTTTTAATGCAATCAGCAGTGAATCTGTAACTTGGTGCTGCAGGCTGTCAGCGCCATGGCGGCCGAGGATGGCCTGCGCTTCATGCAGGAGATGATGGAGCTGTCCAGCCAGCAGCACAAGGAGCAGCTTCCACCCCGCGCCGTGCAGATTGTGTCACACCCGTTCTTCGGCAGAGTGGTGCTGACTGCTGGACCGGCGCAGTTCGGCACGGACCTGTCCAAGAGCAGCACGGGGGTGAGCTCCCCCGCCATTTAGACACCTTCACAGGTCGGATTGgttctgatgatgatgattatgatgatgatgatgaggaacTTCCTCCTGCAGGTACGCGGCTTTGTGACTGTGGCTGAACCCTACCCCGGCTGTTCTGAGATCAGCAACCAAGCCTTGGTCCAGGGCCGCATTGCGCTGCTGCAGAGGGGGCAGTGCATGTTTGCCGAAAAGGCGCGGCACATCCAGAAAGCCGGGGCCATTGGTGGAATAATCATCGGTAAGGGGTCCTTCAACACCAGCCGCTCCATCAGTCGAGAGCAGAGCTGAATTCGCCTCTAAACCTCCGCAGACAATAACGAAGGGAGCAGCAGCGACACGGCACCACTCTTTCAGATGGCTGGGGATGGGCGGAGCACCGATGACGTCACCATGcccctcctcttcctgttccaCAAGGAAGGCAGCATCCTGCTGGAGGCCCTGAAGGAGTACCGGGAGGTGGAGGTCCTGCTGAGTGATAAGGCTCAGGGCCGAGGTGAGGCGATGGGGTTGATGGGGTGGATGTGTGCTGGTGGGACCTActtccttttcctttctttctttccattttccCTCCTGTGCCGTAACTCTGCCCTTTTGACCTGCAGCAGCCATTTTTAAAGGTAAATCCTTACCAACGTCACTTCTGGATAGCAGTAAGTATCTCCTCTGCTTCATCttaacttcacttcacttcttcatcTTCACTTCTGTTTTCATAAAGTTGAAGTTGCCTCAGTGGCCTATTAGAAACATGCCCCTCATGAGTGTTGCTGTGATTCTTGCATAGGTGGTGAtgtggtggaggaagaggacTGCTCACCTGAGGACCCCTCCCCTAACACCGCTGTAGACCaatcacagacagacactcagGAGCACATCCAATCAACTGTAGAAGAGCGGGAAGCTCCATCTGCGGACGTCAGTGCTCGTGATGCAGATGCTGATCAGGGGGCGGAGCCATCAAGAATAAAGGACACGCCCCGGCATTCGGTAGACTCCCTGCTGGCTGACTGGCAGGAGGACCTGGAAGCCTTCAAGCAAATGGAGCGAGACGAGCTCTGAACATCTACCACTGCTGTACATTACAGCGCCTTCCAGGGGTGAAGCCCAATTCCTGGTCCAACCAGAGAGGACTGTCAATTCCGGTGGACGTCCACCGACACCTCAGGTCCTCCTGACCCAGAACTACATCTCCACACCAGTAAACTCAACTCCTGGTGTTTTCATGTTGTCTTCCTCCTCATGAATGAATTTCCTCAGTTATTGATGTCATTTGGGCTGATTATTGGTGAATTGAACTgtgatttttcttctttttaacgGAGCTTCTACTAATTGAATTTGTAAATTATGGTTAAGTTGGATTAAGTTGCGACTGGTTGAGCACGTTGTACAGAAGAATATGAAGAATGAGTGAATGATGCGCGTATTAGAAGGACAGAATTTGGACGCTGTAGACTGAAGGCTTGGATCAGGAGCAGTCAGCAGTGATTGCAGCACCACCTCAGAAACTTCAATAAAACTGATCACGAAATGTTCTTTTACAGTAATGATAATTATTAATGTCAAAACACATAACAATAAACCCATCAAACAGATGTAATTCTTCCATTATTCTTAAAATTAATCAATTTTCCTTACAAAATTAACCCTGTTCATTCAATcctgcatacacacatttcCATAATATCTactttatattaatatttcagatgGAAATGGTTTCATACtgtattacaaaatatttttattttaagtttcaAAGTATGAATGGAATGATTTCATTAATTCAACATTTCAGTCACACAGTGCTATTAtagatatatttaataaattaaaacaagtACAAAAAAGGAATATACAtttcaccccaccccacccagatTCAATGCTTTCTTCTGCTCATGTTCAACAATGAACAACCACCCcacccaaaaaacacacatgctacATGTCTGCAGGCACCGACTGGGCACTGACGCGGGCGACACTCAGGGCATGCTGGGTGGGCAGGAGGCGGGAACAGCCGTGGTCGAGTCCTAAATAAGTGCACTGAAGAATTCAGACAAGGACGTGTGTTTCTCTTTCCTTTCTCACACACATCAACCTATCGTGTTAACGTCATAACCGGACCGATCGgatcggggaaaaaaaaattaaaaagttcaTTCTATTTCCTTGTCACCTGTTCATCCTGCAATAATCCAACACCAAGCGTCCAAGTGGCCGCTaaccttttattaaaaaaataataaaaaaccctaATTCACGTTGACAAAGTGCACAACAATGTGTCAGAATAAGATCAGGGTGTGTGCAGATATTACAGATGATCCATCTTGGTGACATAATAGATACATATACAGGTGAAGCTCCGTCTGTCCGCATCAGCAGCAGAACAATCACACTCTGTATATTAatcatatatattcatatatgccTGTATAAGTTATAATACGTGTATACAGTATTTTCTATAAAGAGTTAAACCGACGACGGATGACGAGAGAGACAGGAGGAGTGGGCGGAGACTTGACCGCGAAGGCCAATGAGAGTCCAGTGTGGCTCAGTAGTCGGCTGCGTACTCCGTACCATGCAGACCTCGACACATCAGGGTGAACTCCTTCACAATGTCCTTCACTCGCCGCTTATTCACCCGCTCCCtgacaacacacatacacacacattattcatgCATGTACGTTCttgtatgagcgtgtgtgtgtgtgtgtgtgtgtgagcgaatCGTACCGAAGAACCTGCTGACTGAACGTGTCTTTCTGCTCCTCTGAGACTCGCGTGGAGGGGAACCCGGGCGACTGCAGCGCCTCCTTCAGCCAGACGGTCAACAGGCTGAAACAGTGTTTGTTCAGTGAGAAGAGCACCTCGGCGAACTGGTCCATCACGCTGCGGGATGACTGGCCTCCGATGGCCTGGagacacacattacacatgactaCACAGTCGCACGAATCTCCATTCATTCAACACGtgtggggtggtgctggtggtgccGACCTCCAGTACTGCCTGTAGGAGGAGCTTCCCGTCCTCCTGAACCACCTGAGCCACTGGGGGGACGTCCGCACAGTGCGGAAGGAGCTCCGTCTGGAGATCGTTACAACCAGAAGTGAGAAAACATTTCTGGATCTCATCAATTtatgaaaatattgttttaataataattatgggGCAGCACAGGATTAATAATCAATACGCTACACTCACGAAGAAGAGACAGGTGGACTTGACTGTTGGAGCCTCTGGGAATTTCAGTGATAAAACTCCTGAACAATCAACGAGAGACCAAGTCACAGAACGTCCAAAAATCCTGCAGAtatttccagtgtgtgtgtgtgtgttacataccACAGTGGAAAACTGCTTTCACATCAAGATTCTCAGACAAGAACAAATCAGGCTTCCGTTTGAGGGCCTACAAAGCAGACATGTGGGTTGATCAGGGTTCCCATGACCCCCCCCGAACCCGAACCCGGACCCCCGCATCCCCCCTTCAACCTGCATCACTAAACTCTCAAccgaaaaaaattaaaccaggtACAAACTGATCAGGTAAGAAACAAACAGCAGAAACCAAATTGTGAAATTTAAGAGGAACTAAAGCATGACGCTCTGGACAGGTTCTCTACTGTCTGAAACAGAAAGGTCTGAGGAACGTGTAGAAGATGAGAGGAAGAGGATCAGAGAGGTGAAGATCAGAGCAGCAGAACTCAGAGCTGAATGGAGAAAAATCAAACCCAAATTGAGCTAATTGACTAGAATTAATTAATTCACCGAGACATTAATTAATTTAGGCCTTGGGCTGTAATGTCATGTGGAATGAAGGGGTCAGGAATTCTAACATTGTCTGTGGAATACTGAGAATTCCCAATCAGAACAGAACAACGTTCCCaggatgctgctgctgtggaggaTGAATCACATGACGTACAGTGAAGTATAAAGGTCTAATATGTGAATATTAATGACGCACGTTAAGATTATGTCTTTATAGAGAGAAGTTTTCAGGACGAGCTCTCAGCCCTGCCTCCATtacaatgcaaatgtaattcTGTGAATATGACGAGTGCCAAGATGAAGCTGCAtacattatcatcatcatcatactCAGACcacaatatgtgtgtgtgtgtgtgtgtgtgtgtgtgtgtgtgtgtggaccagTTAGAACCCTGAATATTGTAGGAGAGGAGGGACCTCATCCTTCCTTCAATAAACCCCTTTCAGTGTATTCCACTGCCCAGTTGTGAtgaggagaggaaaagagaagaggatgaggaggggtgagagacagagagagagagagagaaaaagagtgaaagagagagaaacccAAAGTGAATgaaataagaaaccaaaaacACACCTGAGCTTGGAGTTGCATAAATGAATCAACAATATCAGGATGATCCCTGGGCCctaaaatataataaagatGAAACTTAagaaataagaataagaataataagaAGAATATATACAAACAGCAACCAAACAGATTCAACAGTCATGTGGAAAAGAAAGTTAACAGAAACAATATCACTGCTGAAATAATTTTACACGTGAGAAACAGGTCTGGGGACGGGGGAGGGGCTCTCAGGAACGTCTCGGAAAAAAGTCCAAATGGAAAAGAGACAAACACAGTCTGGAGGGGGAATCAAAgggaaaaaccaaaaaagaaataaggagagaaaaagaacaaaccTAACAAAACCAAAGTGGGCTTGAGGTGGGAACCCAGGAGGCACCTGTTACTGTGACGACCGATTCGCTACTAGAACCTTTTTaccattcatcatcatcatcataatcaccaGTCAAACTATCCAGCCAAGAACACGCTGACCAGTGCTCAGTTCCCACGGCAACTCAGTAGAGCCACCCCTCATACCAGAGATAATCATGATTATAATGATGACAGGAATaagagtaataataatacaaatattaagAAGTAATTTTTAACAAATCTGCACAAAATCAGATACACGACACCCCCTGAGGGTTTACTGGAGACCAGGATCAGCAGCAGTGTGTGaccgtgtgtatgtgtgtgtttgagaatgTGTGAGACCGTGTGAGAGCATTTGTGTGCTGTTTTACCTGCATGATTCAGAATAACAGATTTTAGGAGCTGTAATTAAAGCTGTGATAGACCATCAGAATCTCAGACTGGGCCAGGCATGGTGTATGTGCAGGTCGTAGTGTGTCAGAAACCTGATTGGACCAGTCCTGCTGGATCAGGTGACCTGAAGCAATGTGTGTTGAACACTTCTAGAACAGTGTTAGGAGCTGAAGCAGAAGATGCTGTTGCTCAGGGATGCAGGTCACCTCCACCACATGGCCTTACCTTGCTGGAAGATGGACAGTGTGACTGACGTGACCAGTTCAAACAGCGCTCTGATTGGTGGGAAGTGGTCCGTCTCACTGGCAAATATATGAACCATCTGGCAGACAAAACACAAagtgattgtgtgagtgtgcctttctgtatgtgtgtgcacctgAGTGTGTAGGTGTCGGTCTGTACCTGGCGTGTCAGGTCCAGTGCTGATGCCTGAGGGATGGTGCTGTACATCTGACCCAGCATCTCACTGAGCTGAGACACCATAGGCGCAAATTCATGAAGGAGGGTTTTTACCGACTTTTCAAAGATCGCACACACAgcctgagatagagagagagagcgcaagggagagagtgagagggtgatatggggtgggtgtgtgtttgtactatGTATGTTGTTCCACTCTCTCACCTCCACCACCTGTGAATCATTCAGCCACTTGCTGAGCACATTCTGGATTAGAGCGAAGACCTGTTGCAGCACCACAACCACCTAAAACACAGTCATGGCCAACAGCCAATCATCTCACCCGGTCTGAGTCAAGAGGGCGGTGACAGTTTAACGATAAGATCTCATGTCGTTTTTCTATTTTATGTGTTGTTTTCTGCAGGTACATGAAGCAGCTCACGGGGTTGGGGCCTGTCTGGGGTGGGGCAGACTTGACAGGTGGCTGGTTATCTCCAGACTCTTCATCCTGCTTGGTGATGTCCAGCGTTGTGAAGAGGTTGGACAGGAGACCCAGTATGTGGATGATGGCCAGTTTGTTAGAGGGGTTGGGCTGAGGACAGAGGAAGAGCAAACATCACAATTTACTCATGGACTCACCACTAGAAAAGTCATCTGTAAGAGAAACACACTTCTAAAGGACTGGAATTTCCTCTAAAACCTGTTCTGTGTGCAGCTCAGGATGAAGATGCTCCGCTCATCTCACAAGGTGGCGCTGTTGCGCAGGATTAAAAAGACTAGAGTGTTTGCTACAAGACCGAAGGGAGACCGAAACAGACCAGCCCGACAGGTCGAGGCTCCTCCCATGACAGAAGGAGAAGGTTGATTCTGGGACCACAATGAGAGATTTACCGTCTCCTCAGACAGCTTCTCCAGCTGCTGGATGTAGGGGGTGATCAGTGAATGAAGATTCCTCAGTATTTCCTCCACTGGCAGCGCGGACAGTAGGAAGCCCAGAGCCTGCATCAGCCACATGCACTGACTGGTCTGAGGAGAAACAGACTAAAATCAATAGCCTAATATAAACCTAATAAAACCAACGACAATTATTACTACAACCAATTAAATCCAGAGCAGCAGCTAATGTGAACTAATGAAAgtggaaagaaaatgaaagtgattgccaTAGTGAAAcccagcacatggtgacaaaaccaaatgtgtcttctgtatttaaccatcacccttggtgagcagtgggcagccatgacaggcgcccggggagcagtgtgtggggacggtgctttgctcagtggcacctcagtggtacatGGCGGATCgcgattcgaaccagcaaacttctgattacagggctgcttctttaaccaccaggccaccactgcccaaacaGTGTGCCTAATGGATTGTTAAGAGGCTATATCAATTTTATTAATCAAACATATGATAAACTGAAGTATAATAATTCATTGAAACCCCACCCTTTATAATACGGAGTGTGcagtacatttaatttaatcccTGCTTAGGACGGTATTACAAAAACTAATCAGAGTAGAAGAACATGAACCAACCTTATGGATCTGTTTAATCAGCACTTCCTgtatgaagagagagagacaaaaaagcTACAGTAAGACACTACAATGTTCATTAATGATCCAATTCATCCATCTTTTCAAAAAGCAGACAATGCCGTTAGCTGAGCTAGTCCAGGTCAGATGTGGCAGTGGCCTATTGGGTTAGGCAATCACTTAAatgccagaagaccacaaagtcccaggttcaaaccccacttactaccattgtgtctctgagcaggacacttaaccccgaatgcctccagggggactgtccatgtaactactgattgtaaggccctctggataagggcatctggtaaatgctatagatgtaaatgtaggtgTGGGTGGGAGGGATGCACCTGGGAAACCGCCACAATGTTGGTGGCGTACGGTGGAAGGTCGTATTTACACTCGCGGCAGATCTTCTTCAGGGTGGACACGCTGGAGATGGACAGGTCAGGGTTCCCCAGTGCCTGCAGGACCAGTGGCAGTACACTGCTCAACATGACCGGATGATCAGCCAGCCACTCGGCAAGGGCACCTGCACAGAGACAGAATTTATACGTTCACTATGAGAACACGGAAACTGGTATCATAAATTGAAGTATGAAATGAATATAAAGATTCATACACTGAAATAGAACAAAAGAACAtaacgtacagtacaggccaaaagtttggacacaccttctcattcactgtgttttctttattttcatgaccatttacgttggtagattctcactgaaggcatcaaaactatgaatgaacacatgtggagttatgtacttaataaaaagtgtagACCTGGCCTCCACCTTTGGCCTCCtccaaagggcggctattttgaagaaactagaatataaaacatgttttcagttatttcacctttttctgttaagtacataactccacatgtgttcattcatagttttgatgccttcagtgagaatctaccaatgtaaattgtcatgaaaataaagaacacacattgagagggtgtgtccaaacttttggcctgtagtgtatataTTCTGTTAAAGGGATGTGGTGATGTTTACTTATCATTTATTATATGTGATTTTAGCTGTACCTATGGTGAACATGACTGTATCGGCCAGCTGTACATTGGTGATGCTGATGCGTGGAATGAGGCCAATCAGGCCAGGAATAACATCAGAGTAGTTTACGTCAATCGTCTCCGCAATGGACTGGAACCCATACAACAATGCCTCTGTATGCTGcaacaaaatcaatattttatatattatgtaatatatatatatatatatatatattatcgtAATTACACTTATGAACTTTGTATGGATATCTTGTGTGATCACCGACCTGCCAGGACGTGGACTGATCTGAACTGGTCAAAAGCCTGCCCAGTTTATCATACAGGTTACTGAGAAGCTCCGCTCCCAACATCTCATACACGTACATCAAGGTGTCAGAGATATCCACCCTGAACCAGGAGaagggttttacacacacacacaaacacgcacaaactTCGGTCATaagataaaaacataaaataaaacatacatgatGACTACTAGATATCAACATTTTACTAATAACCTATTTTCAgggcagggacacacacacacacacaaacctgtagATCCTAAACTGCTCCTTCTCATCTGATGACCAGGATGCATATTCCTCATCTGCAGGAAACTGGGCTTTGTGGAGCAGCACGTCCACCAGCTGGAAATACACCGGCCTGTACACCTGCAGGTACACGGCCTGCTTCTCCGCCTCAAACGACATGATGTCATCCTGCAGCAGGTGGGAgtacgtatacacacacacacacacacacacacacacacacacacacacgttagaTATGCACAGTACGTAGAACCTGAATAACAGGGCATGAGAACCATTTCATACCACAATCTAATAACCACACCTGGGGGAAAAGAAAGCGGAGGAAAGGGTCACCAGGGGGTATTTGCAGTGTAATAATTGTTTGAATTGCAATG is part of the Denticeps clupeoides chromosome 19, fDenClu1.1, whole genome shotgun sequence genome and harbors:
- the ipo13b gene encoding importin-13; this encodes MDPPSRTADTSDALDFTVDNVEKALHQLYYDPNIENKNLAQKWLMQAQVSPQAWQFCWALLSPDKVPEIQYFGASALHTKISRYWGDIPTEQYDSLKSQLFAQIARFASGSKIVLTRLCVALASLALNMMPEAWPGAVTEMVRVFQEEGGGVDGRARCLALLELLTVLPEEFQTSRLPQYRKGQVRGALGSEWVAVSPLLQQLLRQADSPGLVKARVLKCLSSWVLLDVPLNESEGLVEDCFTALGDPELFDAAVEAIVNAISQPDSQRYVNTLLKLVPQVLQLQEQLREAVQNGDMETSHGICRIAIALGENHSRALLEQVEHWQGFLALVNMIMFCTGIPGHYPVNETTSSLTLTFWYTLQDDIMSFEAEKQAVYLQVYRPVYFQLVDVLLHKAQFPADEEYASWSSDEKEQFRIYRVDISDTLMYVYEMLGAELLSNLYDKLGRLLTSSDQSTSWQHTEALLYGFQSIAETIDVNYSDVIPGLIGLIPRISITNVQLADTVMFTIGALAEWLADHPVMLSSVLPLVLQALGNPDLSISSVSTLKKICRECKYDLPPYATNIVAVSQEVLIKQIHKTSQCMWLMQALGFLLSALPVEEILRNLHSLITPYIQQLEKLSEETPNPSNKLAIIHILGLLSNLFTTLDITKQDEESGDNQPPVKSAPPQTGPNPVVVVLQQVFALIQNVLSKWLNDSQVVEAVCAIFEKSVKTLLHEFAPMVSQLSEMLGQMYSTIPQASALDLTRQMVHIFASETDHFPPIRALFELVTSVTLSIFQQGPRDHPDIVDSFMQLQAQALKRKPDLFLSENLDVKAVFHCGVLSLKFPEAPTVKSTCLFFTELLPHCADVPPVAQVVQEDGKLLLQAVLEAIGGQSSRSVMDQFAEVLFSLNKHCFSLLTVWLKEALQSPGFPSTRVSEEQKDTFSQQVLRERVNKRRVKDIVKEFTLMCRGLHGTEYAADY